Proteins encoded in a region of the Variovorax sp. PAMC 28711 genome:
- the xseA gene encoding exodeoxyribonuclease VII large subunit has product MSDASDFSAPAGRIWAVGALCHAVADALEARFNPVTVRGEISGFSRASSGHCYFSLKDDSGQLRCAMFRRAASLLNFVPRDGDQVEVRGRLAVYEPRGDLQLVVESMRRAGQGALFEQFLQRKAKLEAEGLFDAARKRQLPTFPRAIGLVTSLGAAALHDVVTALRRRVPHIPVVLAPASVQGANAPAELVGALRSLYVLEPRVDVILLVRGGGSIEDLWAFNDETLARTIVQSPVPVISGVGHETDFTIADFCADLRAPTPTAAAELVAATQELWLGALDLMEARLDDALGTRLDVLGQQLDLAASRLGRPSGAVARQQLRLAHHAQRLHYAVRSRTERLDQTQRAREVDFPQKLERALVQRRERLERVAARLRLLDPALVLQRGYAWLTDAKGRAVVRATQLTAGDSVVARLADGSAELTVTSAGTTGTRPTPRD; this is encoded by the coding sequence ATGAGCGACGCCAGCGATTTTTCGGCGCCTGCAGGCCGCATTTGGGCGGTCGGTGCGCTGTGCCACGCGGTTGCCGATGCGCTGGAGGCGCGCTTCAATCCCGTCACGGTGCGCGGCGAAATCTCAGGCTTCTCGCGCGCAAGCAGTGGCCATTGTTACTTTTCGCTCAAGGACGATTCCGGGCAGCTGCGCTGTGCGATGTTCAGGCGTGCGGCCAGCTTGCTGAACTTCGTGCCGAGGGATGGCGATCAGGTCGAAGTGCGCGGTCGACTGGCCGTCTATGAACCGCGTGGCGACCTGCAGCTTGTGGTCGAAAGCATGCGGCGCGCGGGGCAGGGCGCGCTGTTCGAACAGTTCCTGCAGCGCAAGGCGAAGCTGGAGGCCGAAGGGCTGTTCGACGCCGCGCGCAAGCGTCAGCTGCCCACGTTCCCGCGTGCCATCGGCCTGGTGACGTCGCTTGGCGCGGCAGCGCTGCACGATGTCGTGACCGCGTTGCGGCGCCGCGTGCCCCACATTCCGGTCGTTCTTGCGCCGGCGTCGGTACAGGGCGCCAACGCGCCGGCCGAACTCGTGGGCGCGCTGCGGTCGCTCTACGTCCTGGAGCCGCGCGTCGATGTCATCCTTCTGGTGCGCGGCGGCGGCTCCATCGAAGACCTGTGGGCGTTCAACGACGAGACGCTCGCAAGAACGATCGTGCAAAGCCCGGTTCCGGTGATCAGCGGCGTCGGCCACGAGACCGACTTCACGATCGCCGACTTTTGCGCCGATCTGCGCGCGCCCACGCCGACCGCCGCAGCCGAACTGGTGGCCGCGACACAGGAACTCTGGCTCGGCGCGCTGGACCTCATGGAAGCGCGCCTCGACGATGCGCTCGGCACGCGGCTCGACGTGCTCGGCCAGCAACTCGATCTCGCCGCGAGCCGGCTGGGCCGGCCTTCTGGCGCGGTGGCGCGACAGCAACTGCGGCTGGCCCACCACGCGCAGCGCCTGCACTATGCAGTGCGCTCTCGCACAGAGCGCCTTGACCAGACACAGCGAGCACGCGAGGTTGATTTTCCTCAGAAGCTCGAACGTGCCCTGGTGCAGCGGCGGGAACGTCTGGAGCGTGTGGCCGCGCGACTGCGGCTTCTCGATCCGGCGTTGGTTCTGCAGCGTGGGTATGCATGGCTCACCGATGCCAAAGGCCGTGCGGTGGTGCGCGCGACGCAGCTCACGGCGGGCGACAGCGTGGTGGCGCGCCTCGCCGATGGCAGCGCCGAACTGACCGTGACATCGGCCGGGACAACAGGAACGCGTCCGACGCCCCGCGACTGA
- a CDS encoding Trm112 family protein, which yields MDTKLLELLVCPVTKGPLTWNAERQELSSRSARLAYPVRDGIPVLLETEARTLTDEELGL from the coding sequence ATGGACACCAAGCTGCTTGAACTGCTCGTCTGCCCCGTGACCAAGGGCCCGCTGACGTGGAATGCCGAGAGGCAAGAACTTTCTTCGCGCAGTGCGCGGCTGGCCTACCCGGTGCGCGACGGCATCCCGGTGCTGCTCGAAACCGAAGCGCGCACGCTGACCGACGAAGAGCTCGGACTTTGA
- a CDS encoding superoxide dismutase has product MEHVLPPLPYPMDALAPEYSKETLEYHYGKHHNAYVVNLNNLQKGTEFESMTLEDIIKKSSGGIYNNSAQIWNHTFFWNCMKPQGGGEPTGALAKAIDAKWGSFAVFKEAFVKSAVGNFGSGWTWLVKKADGSVDIVNTGAAGTPLTTADVALLTVDVWEHAYYIDYRNLRPKFVETFLAKLANWDFAAKNFG; this is encoded by the coding sequence ATGGAACACGTTCTGCCACCCCTGCCGTACCCGATGGACGCATTGGCGCCCGAGTATTCGAAGGAAACGCTCGAGTACCACTATGGCAAGCACCACAACGCCTACGTCGTGAACCTGAACAATCTGCAAAAAGGCACCGAGTTCGAGTCCATGACGCTCGAGGACATCATCAAGAAGTCGAGCGGCGGCATCTACAACAATTCGGCCCAGATCTGGAACCACACGTTCTTCTGGAACTGCATGAAGCCACAGGGCGGCGGCGAGCCGACCGGCGCGTTGGCCAAGGCCATCGATGCCAAGTGGGGCAGCTTCGCAGTCTTCAAGGAAGCGTTCGTGAAGTCGGCCGTGGGCAATTTCGGTTCGGGCTGGACTTGGCTGGTCAAGAAGGCTGACGGCTCCGTCGACATCGTGAACACCGGTGCCGCCGGCACGCCACTGACCACCGCAGACGTCGCGCTCCTGACGGTCGACGTCTGGGAACACGCGTATTACATCGATTACCGCAACCTGCGTCCGAAGTTCGTCGAGACCTTTCTTGCCAAGTTGGCCAACTGGGACTTCGCAGCAAAGAACTTCGGCTGA
- the lpxK gene encoding tetraacyldisaccharide 4'-kinase: MALRTGSRLQQAWLQRGALAWLLWPLSWLYGAIASVRRALFRFGVLSTETVDVPVIVVGNVVAGGAGKTPVVIAVVQHLQSRGLQVGVVSRGYGRVTTGCREVVDDSLAREVGDEPALIRRLTGAPVFVAARRVEAARALIASHPRTQVIVSDDGLQHLALARDIEICVFDDRGTGNGWLLPAGPLRERWPRPCDLVLHTGDRPAFGGFTAQRALADDVVHSDGARSPLAALAGLKVIAMAGIARPESFFTMLRARGVVPIETIALPDHHDFAHWSRPPGQGYRLVCTEKDAVKLWHSAPDALAVPLRFTPEPAFFDALDARLAKLSSTDGHQAA, encoded by the coding sequence ATAGCTTTGCGAACCGGGTCGCGGTTGCAGCAGGCCTGGCTGCAGCGCGGCGCCCTGGCGTGGCTGCTGTGGCCGCTGTCGTGGCTCTACGGGGCCATCGCTTCGGTTCGACGCGCGCTCTTTCGATTCGGCGTGTTGTCCACCGAAACCGTCGACGTCCCGGTCATCGTGGTCGGCAATGTGGTGGCGGGCGGCGCGGGCAAGACGCCGGTCGTCATCGCGGTCGTGCAGCACCTGCAATCGCGAGGCTTGCAGGTCGGCGTGGTGTCGCGCGGCTATGGCCGAGTCACCACGGGTTGTCGCGAGGTGGTGGACGACAGCCTTGCACGCGAGGTCGGCGACGAGCCTGCACTGATCCGCCGGCTCACGGGCGCCCCCGTATTTGTCGCGGCGCGACGGGTGGAAGCCGCCCGAGCATTGATCGCGTCGCACCCGCGCACACAGGTGATCGTGAGCGACGACGGCTTGCAGCATCTGGCGTTGGCCCGTGACATCGAAATCTGCGTGTTCGACGACCGCGGGACTGGCAATGGTTGGCTGCTGCCCGCCGGCCCGCTTCGGGAGCGGTGGCCGCGCCCGTGCGACCTCGTGCTGCACACCGGCGACCGACCGGCGTTCGGCGGATTCACCGCGCAACGTGCGCTCGCGGACGATGTCGTGCACAGCGACGGGGCGCGCAGCCCGCTGGCGGCACTGGCCGGCCTCAAGGTGATCGCGATGGCCGGCATCGCCAGGCCCGAATCGTTTTTCACGATGCTGCGCGCGCGCGGTGTCGTGCCCATCGAGACGATCGCGCTGCCCGACCACCATGATTTTGCGCATTGGAGCCGGCCACCGGGTCAGGGCTACAGGCTCGTCTGCACTGAAAAAGACGCTGTGAAGCTGTGGCATTCGGCACCCGACGCGCTCGCGGTGCCGCTGCGCTTCACGCCCGAGCCGGCGTTCTTCGACGCGCTGGACGCGAGGCTGGCAAAGTTATCATCGACCGATGGACACCAAGCTGCTTGA
- a CDS encoding MotA/TolQ/ExbB proton channel family protein has product MFSIIVAAGWPIWPLLACSVLALALVIERFTSLKTARILPPKLLDEAITVSQTSIPGPDVVTKLENNSSLGQVLAAGFRALNANPRCTEDDLRAAMEAAGRTVAHRLERWLPALATIASAAPLLGLLGTVIGMIEIFGSQSPAGGAVGAGNPAQLAHGISIALYNTAFGLIVAIPTLIFWRYFRTRVDDYLLNLELAGERFARHLNALRK; this is encoded by the coding sequence TTGTTTTCGATCATAGTTGCTGCGGGCTGGCCGATCTGGCCGCTGCTCGCTTGTTCCGTGCTGGCGCTCGCGCTGGTCATCGAACGATTCACCAGCCTCAAAACTGCCCGCATCCTCCCGCCGAAGTTGCTGGATGAAGCCATCACGGTGTCGCAGACGTCTATTCCCGGGCCCGACGTCGTCACCAAACTCGAGAACAATTCGTCGCTGGGCCAGGTGCTCGCTGCCGGCTTTCGTGCACTGAACGCAAATCCGCGCTGCACCGAAGACGATCTTCGCGCCGCCATGGAAGCCGCAGGCCGCACGGTTGCGCACCGGCTCGAGCGCTGGCTGCCGGCGCTCGCGACCATCGCCTCTGCTGCGCCGCTGCTGGGCCTGCTCGGCACGGTGATCGGCATGATCGAAATCTTCGGTTCGCAGTCGCCGGCCGGCGGCGCGGTCGGCGCGGGCAACCCGGCGCAACTGGCGCACGGCATTTCGATCGCGCTCTACAACACAGCATTCGGCTTGATCGTAGCGATCCCGACGCTGATCTTCTGGCGCTACTTCCGAACGCGGGTCGACGACTACCTGCTCAACCTCGAACTGGCCGGCGAACGCTTCGCTCGCCACCTGAACGCGCTGCGCAAGTGA
- a CDS encoding ExbD/TolR family protein, which produces MQFRHGARDEPEINLIPFIDVLLVVLIFLMLSTTYSKFTEMQLRLPVADADAQRDYPKEIIVAVSSDGRYAINKNLLPDRSVETVAAALAAAGSGAKDNVVIISADAMSPHQAVITVMEAARRAGLMQITFATQSAAQAGR; this is translated from the coding sequence ATGCAGTTTCGCCACGGCGCGCGCGACGAGCCGGAAATCAACCTGATCCCGTTCATCGATGTGCTGCTGGTGGTACTGATCTTTCTGATGCTGTCCACGACCTACAGCAAGTTCACCGAGATGCAACTCCGGTTGCCGGTGGCCGATGCGGACGCGCAACGCGACTACCCGAAGGAAATCATCGTCGCGGTGTCGTCGGACGGGCGTTACGCGATCAACAAGAACCTGTTGCCCGATCGCAGCGTGGAAACGGTCGCCGCCGCGCTCGCAGCCGCCGGCAGTGGCGCCAAGGACAACGTGGTCATCATCAGCGCCGACGCGATGTCGCCGCATCAGGCGGTGATCACCGTGATGGAGGCGGCGCGCCGCGCCGGGCTCATGCAGATCACCTTCGCCACCCAGTCGGCCGCGCAGGCGGGGCGATAG
- a CDS encoding DUF192 domain-containing protein, with the protein MFKSQRLFAFVAVSALSACFAMPAVAQQAQMDLQRTSLSIGMYRIDTQLAVTPQQRQIGLMFRKEMPQAEGMLFIFEQPEKQCFWMKNTILPLTAAFVADDGRIVNLADMKPQTEEPHCSDEPVRYVLEMNQGWFAKKNFRKGTKISGAPFDTAR; encoded by the coding sequence ATGTTCAAGTCCCAGCGCCTCTTCGCCTTCGTCGCCGTCTCGGCCCTTTCGGCTTGCTTCGCGATGCCCGCCGTGGCCCAACAAGCCCAAATGGACCTGCAGCGCACGTCGTTGTCGATCGGCATGTACCGCATCGACACCCAACTCGCCGTCACGCCGCAGCAGCGACAAATCGGGCTCATGTTCCGCAAGGAGATGCCGCAAGCCGAAGGCATGTTGTTCATTTTCGAGCAGCCCGAAAAGCAGTGCTTCTGGATGAAGAACACGATCCTGCCGCTGACCGCCGCTTTCGTGGCGGACGATGGCCGCATCGTCAATCTCGCCGACATGAAGCCGCAGACCGAAGAGCCCCACTGTTCCGATGAGCCGGTGCGCTACGTGCTCGAAATGAACCAGGGATGGTTTGCCAAGAAGAACTTCCGAAAGGGCACGAAGATTTCAGGCGCCCCGTTCGATACCGCCCGTTGA
- a CDS encoding D-2-hydroxyacid dehydrogenase family protein, whose product MNIVILDDYQDAVRKLRCAAKLDAYAAKVYTNTVKGIGQLSVRLKDADVIVLVRERTQISRQLIEKLPKLKLISQTGRIGGHIDVNACSEQGVAVAEGSGSPLAPAELTWALIMSAMRRLPQYISNLKHGAWQQSGLKSASMPANFGLGSVLKGKTLGIWGYGRIGQLVARYGQAFGMQVVIWGREASCAKARSDGFQVAPTREAFFMAADVLSVHLRLNDETRGIVTLEDLSRMKPTALFVNTSRAELVEPDALLAALNRGRPGMAAIDVFESEPPLQGHALLRLENCICTPHIGYVEQDSYEMYFGQAFDNVVSFIKGNPTNIVNPGALQVRR is encoded by the coding sequence ATGAACATTGTGATTCTCGACGACTACCAGGACGCCGTGCGCAAGCTGCGCTGTGCCGCCAAGCTCGATGCCTACGCGGCCAAGGTGTACACCAACACGGTCAAAGGCATCGGCCAGCTCTCCGTCCGGCTCAAAGACGCAGACGTGATCGTGCTGGTCCGGGAGCGCACCCAAATTTCCCGCCAGCTCATCGAAAAGCTGCCCAAGCTCAAGCTGATTTCTCAGACCGGTCGCATCGGTGGACACATCGACGTGAATGCGTGCAGCGAGCAAGGTGTGGCGGTGGCCGAAGGCTCCGGTTCGCCGCTGGCGCCCGCCGAGCTGACGTGGGCGCTCATCATGTCGGCGATGCGCAGGTTGCCGCAGTACATCAGCAACCTCAAGCATGGCGCATGGCAGCAGTCGGGGCTCAAGTCGGCATCGATGCCAGCGAACTTCGGCCTCGGCTCGGTGCTCAAGGGCAAGACGCTCGGCATCTGGGGTTACGGCCGCATCGGCCAGCTCGTGGCGCGATACGGCCAGGCGTTCGGCATGCAGGTCGTCATCTGGGGCCGCGAGGCGAGTTGTGCAAAGGCGCGTTCGGACGGCTTCCAGGTCGCACCGACCCGTGAGGCGTTTTTCATGGCGGCGGATGTGCTCTCGGTGCATCTGCGGCTGAACGACGAGACGCGCGGCATCGTGACGCTTGAAGACCTGTCGCGCATGAAGCCGACCGCCCTCTTCGTCAACACCTCGCGCGCCGAGCTGGTCGAACCCGATGCACTGCTGGCGGCGCTCAATCGGGGGCGGCCCGGCATGGCCGCGATCGACGTTTTCGAAAGCGAACCGCCTTTGCAGGGACACGCGCTGCTGCGCCTGGAAAACTGCATCTGCACGCCACACATCGGTTACGTGGAGCAGGACAGCTACGAGATGTATTTCGGTCAGGCGTTCGACAACGTCGTGAGCTTCATCAAGGGCAACCCGACAAACATCGTCAACCCAGGCGCACTGCAAGTCCGACGCTGA
- a CDS encoding cell envelope biogenesis protein TolA, translating into MNKVLAVLIAGLFAAGAYAQTKPSELDPTAQGKPAAAAEAKVNARPAGQVQPMGGDMAKTPEGSGGVTTGKAAVAAEKREATRDARRRNKDGSVKRKSMQGGTPK; encoded by the coding sequence ATGAACAAAGTTCTCGCAGTCTTGATCGCCGGTCTGTTCGCAGCTGGTGCCTATGCCCAAACGAAGCCGAGCGAACTGGACCCGACCGCACAGGGCAAGCCTGCTGCAGCAGCTGAAGCCAAGGTCAACGCACGTCCCGCCGGCCAGGTCCAGCCTATGGGTGGCGACATGGCCAAGACCCCTGAAGGCAGTGGTGGTGTCACTACCGGCAAGGCCGCTGTGGCTGCTGAAAAGCGCGAAGCGACGCGCGATGCACGTCGCCGCAACAAGGACGGCAGCGTGAAGCGCAAGAGCATGCAAGGCGGCACCCCGAAGTAA
- a CDS encoding asparaginase, with protein MNNTTRAGARHVVILGTGGTISGRAASADDNIGYTAGEVGVADLLVGIEAPAGIALVAEQVAQVDSKDMDFAVWQALVSRCAHWLAQPDVVGIVITHGTDTLEETAYFLQAVLSPDKPVVLTCAMRPATALSPDGPQNVRDGIVVAATPGARGVCAVCAGTVHSALDVKKVHTYRLDAFASGDAGPIGYVEEGAVRPVRSWPEARAAGSQAAVDKIAAVTAVPRIEIVVSHAGAGGAMVDALMASPTAHEKTGPLRGLVIAATGNGTVHHVLEAAALRAQAAGVAVVRATRCVEGRILARPGESLRDAGALTPVKARIALMLELLGLPRAER; from the coding sequence ATGAACAACACAACAAGGGCCGGTGCGCGGCACGTGGTCATTCTCGGCACCGGTGGCACGATTTCCGGCCGCGCGGCATCGGCGGACGACAACATTGGCTACACCGCAGGCGAGGTCGGTGTGGCGGATTTGCTGGTTGGCATCGAAGCGCCGGCCGGCATCGCCCTGGTCGCCGAGCAGGTTGCGCAAGTCGACAGCAAGGACATGGACTTCGCGGTGTGGCAGGCGCTCGTGTCGCGCTGCGCGCACTGGCTCGCCCAGCCCGACGTTGTGGGCATCGTGATCACGCACGGAACCGACACGCTCGAAGAAACTGCGTATTTCCTGCAGGCCGTGCTGTCGCCCGACAAGCCCGTGGTGCTCACCTGCGCCATGCGCCCGGCGACGGCGTTGTCGCCCGACGGCCCACAGAATGTTCGCGATGGCATCGTGGTTGCCGCGACACCGGGTGCGCGGGGCGTGTGCGCCGTCTGCGCGGGGACGGTTCATAGCGCGCTCGATGTTAAAAAAGTCCACACCTACCGCCTCGATGCGTTCGCGTCGGGCGATGCCGGCCCGATCGGTTACGTCGAAGAAGGGGCGGTCCGTCCGGTGCGAAGCTGGCCCGAAGCGCGGGCTGCAGGTTCGCAGGCAGCGGTCGACAAAATCGCCGCTGTCACGGCGGTCCCCCGTATTGAGATCGTGGTGAGTCACGCGGGTGCCGGCGGCGCCATGGTGGATGCGTTGATGGCGTCACCGACGGCCCACGAAAAGACGGGTCCGTTGCGGGGTCTGGTGATTGCCGCGACAGGCAACGGCACCGTTCACCACGTGCTCGAGGCTGCAGCGCTGCGAGCGCAGGCGGCGGGCGTCGCGGTGGTCCGCGCGACACGTTGCGTCGAAGGTCGCATCCTGGCGCGACCGGGAGAGTCCTTGCGCGACGCGGGTGCACTCACCCCGGTGAAAGCGCGCATCGCGCTGATGCTCGAACTCCTCGGGTTGCCGCGGGCGGAGCGCTGA
- a CDS encoding DUF6152 family protein produces the protein MKRRHLVLAAASVPALASPAWAHHGWSSFDTDRPVWLEGQVVKSTWRNPHAELVIEVPSNLRVPADIAQRPVPAQSGPVDGKALLAKAVVPTRKDRRWELELAPLTRMEAWKVAEIAPGAAVSVLGFVFKEEKGEAVMRVEYLYVDGKAYGLRSSPA, from the coding sequence ATGAAACGTCGTCATCTCGTGCTGGCTGCCGCTTCGGTGCCCGCGCTGGCGTCCCCTGCATGGGCGCACCACGGCTGGAGCAGCTTCGACACCGACCGTCCCGTCTGGCTCGAAGGCCAGGTCGTCAAGTCGACATGGCGCAATCCGCATGCCGAGCTGGTCATCGAAGTGCCTTCGAACCTTCGGGTGCCCGCGGACATTGCGCAGCGGCCCGTCCCGGCACAGAGCGGGCCGGTCGACGGCAAGGCGCTGCTGGCCAAGGCGGTGGTTCCGACGCGCAAGGACCGGCGCTGGGAACTGGAACTGGCACCTCTCACGCGCATGGAGGCTTGGAAGGTGGCCGAGATCGCGCCAGGCGCTGCGGTCTCGGTGCTGGGCTTCGTCTTCAAGGAAGAGAAGGGCGAGGCGGTGATGCGCGTTGAATATCTGTACGTGGACGGCAAGGCCTACGGCTTGCGCTCGAGCCCCGCCTGA
- the adk gene encoding adenylate kinase codes for MRLILLGAPGAGKGTQAAFICQKFGIPQISTGDMLRAAVKAGTPLGLQAKAVMESGALVSDDLIINLVKERIALADCAQGFLFDGFPRTLPQADAMKAAGVKLDYVLEIDVPFSDIIERMSGRRSHPASGRIYHVKFNPPKVEGKDDLTGEELVQRKDDEEETVRTRLDVYSQQTRPLVDYYSQWATNEPAAAPKYRAISGVGTVDEITRRALAALGS; via the coding sequence ATGAGACTGATTTTGTTGGGCGCCCCCGGGGCGGGCAAAGGCACGCAAGCTGCCTTCATTTGCCAGAAGTTCGGCATTCCGCAAATCTCGACCGGCGACATGCTGCGTGCCGCTGTCAAGGCGGGCACACCGCTCGGTCTGCAGGCCAAGGCCGTGATGGAATCCGGTGCGTTGGTGAGCGACGATCTGATCATCAACCTGGTGAAGGAACGCATTGCGCTGGCCGACTGCGCCCAGGGCTTCCTGTTCGACGGATTCCCGCGCACGCTGCCGCAGGCCGATGCGATGAAGGCCGCGGGTGTCAAGCTCGACTACGTGCTCGAAATCGACGTGCCCTTCAGCGACATCATCGAGCGCATGAGCGGCCGTCGCTCGCACCCGGCCTCGGGCCGCATCTATCACGTCAAGTTCAATCCGCCGAAAGTGGAAGGCAAGGACGACCTGACCGGCGAAGAGCTGGTGCAGCGCAAGGACGACGAAGAAGAAACCGTGCGCACCCGCCTCGACGTGTACAGCCAGCAGACGCGCCCGCTGGTCGACTACTACTCGCAGTGGGCCACCAACGAGCCGGCAGCGGCGCCGAAGTACCGTGCCATCAGCGGTGTGGGCACCGTCGACGAAATCACCCGGCGCGCGCTCGCTGCGTTGGGCAGCTGA
- the lexA gene encoding transcriptional repressor LexA, whose amino-acid sequence MQFAVKLTARQQQILDLIQSAIARTGAPPTRAEIANELGFKSANAAEEHLQALARKGVIELVSGTSRGIRLRPDVLRSLNESRNNQFSLSLPGMAQLALPLIGRVAAGAPILAQEHVDQTYYVESTLFQRQPDYLLKVKGMSMRDAGIMDGDLLAVQSTKEARNGQIIVARLGEEVTVKRLKRTKDLIELHAENPDYPTIVVQPGEPFEIEGLAVGLIRNTMLM is encoded by the coding sequence ATGCAGTTCGCAGTCAAGCTTACCGCCCGCCAGCAGCAAATCCTGGACCTGATCCAGAGCGCGATCGCGCGCACCGGCGCACCGCCCACCCGTGCCGAAATCGCCAACGAGCTCGGCTTCAAGTCGGCCAATGCGGCCGAGGAGCATTTGCAGGCTCTGGCGCGTAAGGGCGTGATCGAACTGGTGAGTGGCACTTCGCGCGGCATCCGGCTGCGCCCCGATGTCCTGCGCTCGCTCAACGAATCGCGCAACAACCAGTTTTCGTTGTCGTTGCCCGGCATGGCGCAACTCGCACTTCCCCTCATCGGTCGCGTGGCGGCTGGTGCGCCCATCCTGGCGCAAGAACACGTCGATCAGACCTACTACGTCGAAAGCACGCTGTTCCAGCGCCAGCCCGACTACCTGCTGAAGGTCAAAGGCATGTCGATGCGCGACGCCGGCATCATGGACGGCGATCTGCTCGCTGTGCAATCCACCAAGGAAGCGCGCAACGGCCAGATCATCGTGGCGCGTTTGGGCGAAGAGGTGACCGTCAAGCGCCTCAAGCGCACCAAGGACCTCATCGAACTGCATGCCGAGAACCCGGATTACCCCACGATCGTGGTGCAGCCAGGTGAGCCTTTCGAGATCGAAGGCCTTGCCGTCGGTCTCATCCGCAACACCATGCTCATGTAG
- the kdsB gene encoding 3-deoxy-manno-octulosonate cytidylyltransferase, with protein MTQAPRSGDPGPDYTVLIPARLASTRLPDKPLADIAGIPMVVRVAQRALASRASRVVVAADHLRIVAACEAHGIQALLTRTDHASGSDRLAEACELLALEDEAIVVNVQGDEPLIDPALIDAVADLLAAHPDTPMSTAAHAIHTLQDFVNPNVVKAVLDASSHAMYFSRAPIPWWRDGSGQNGPTALPTPAPLRHIGIYGYRAGFVRRFPTLPSAAVEGIEALEQLRVLWHGHRIAVHVSPQEPGPGIDTPEDLARVRAMFAKR; from the coding sequence TTGACGCAGGCGCCGCGTTCGGGCGACCCCGGGCCGGACTACACGGTCCTGATCCCCGCGCGTCTCGCGTCAACGCGTCTTCCCGACAAGCCGCTCGCCGACATCGCCGGCATTCCGATGGTCGTGCGCGTCGCACAACGCGCCCTCGCCTCGCGCGCCAGCCGTGTGGTGGTCGCGGCGGACCACCTCCGAATCGTCGCCGCGTGCGAGGCGCACGGCATCCAGGCGCTGCTCACGCGCACCGACCATGCGAGCGGCAGCGATCGGCTTGCAGAAGCCTGCGAACTGCTCGCGCTGGAAGACGAAGCCATCGTGGTGAACGTGCAGGGCGACGAGCCCTTGATCGACCCCGCGTTGATCGACGCCGTGGCCGACCTGCTGGCCGCGCACCCCGACACGCCGATGAGTACCGCCGCGCATGCCATCCACACGCTGCAGGATTTCGTGAACCCGAACGTGGTGAAAGCCGTGCTCGACGCGAGCAGTCACGCGATGTACTTCAGCCGCGCGCCGATCCCGTGGTGGCGCGATGGTTCCGGCCAGAACGGCCCAACCGCCCTGCCGACGCCCGCACCGCTGCGGCACATCGGCATCTACGGCTATCGCGCGGGATTCGTGCGGCGCTTTCCGACACTGCCGTCGGCGGCGGTCGAAGGCATCGAAGCGCTCGAGCAGCTGCGCGTTCTGTGGCACGGCCATCGCATCGCCGTGCATGTTTCGCCTCAGGAACCGGGACCCGGAATCGACACGCCCGAAGACCTGGCGCGGGTGCGCGCGATGTTCGCCAAGCGCTGA